A region of the Stieleria neptunia genome:
ACTACCTTCAGCCCGGGGATGAATTACTGATCGAAACGGTCGACAGTGATGCCGATTTCCGATTGCCCGCCGATCAACGCGTCCTCGCCGACGGCACGATCGACCTGGCGCGATTCGGCCGCGTCGTGGTGGCCAGCAAAACGCTCGAACAAGCCGAAGCCGCGATCCAGCGTCTGATCTCCGACACCACCCATGAATCGACACGCGTCAACGTCCGATTGATCCAGCCGATTCACCGCTATTACGTGATTGGTGAAGTCAATTCGCCGGGAGCCTACGCGTTGACCGGCCACGAAACCGTGTTGGACGCGATCATGGAAGCCGGCGGATTGACCGCGCGGGCGTCGGCCTGTGATCTGTTGCTGGCACGGCCGACCGAACCGACTTCCTGTCGCGTCACCCTTCCGGTCTGTTATCGGTCGATCACACAGCTCGGTGATACGACGACGAACTACCACTTGAAACCCGGCGATCGAATCTTCGTCTCCCGGCAATCGCTGTGCGAAGAACTCACCGGTTCGCTGCTCGGCGGTAAAACATGCGACCGTTGTTGCAAGCGGCAAGTCGCTTGCTGTGACCCACGCGTCGCCCCCACCGATCTGCCCAATTTCACCGCGCCGATGGTGGAATCGATCGTCCCCATCGACCCGCCCGCTGCCGTCACGCCCGGTTCGGAGACACGCGGTTCGGAGACACGCGGTTCGGGTGCTCGCGGTTCGGGTGCTCGCGGTTCGGAGGCACCGGCAAGCCTACCGCAAGAGGCTGCAGAGCCCCCGCAGCGTCCTGCAGACGGTCCGACCCCAATTCCCGGGCGGCTCGATGGGGAACTCGATTTCGGAATGCAGCTGCGGTGACGCACGGCCATCCCAGACGGTGACGGCCGGACCAAGTGTCAGGAAATGACGAGTTTACCGATTCTCGGTGCCGTCAAACGACTATCGAGTTTCCCGCACGCTGCGGCCGTTCGAGGCTGCTGCGGAAGTCGGCAATTCGTTCGAAACTCGCCCGTTATTTAGACTGTTTAACAGCTCCACGGGGACCGTGAACAGCAACCCGTGAACCGTCGAAATGACGATCTGGGGAGATGGCTGGCCGTTAGACGCCGCTTGTGGGATGATCGTGCTCATTTGTGATCTCGCTTCCGATTGAGAGAAGAATCCGATAATGGCTTATCGGCAATCGAAACGCAACATTCATTCCAATCTTGAGATCAAGTCCGGAAATTCCAAAAACACGCTCCGGCGCGGCCGACGGCGTGACACAATGCGGGCTCCGACCCCGGGCGGAATCCCCCCAGCTTCTCTTGCACTGAAGGGACGATCCCGATGAAATGTGCGAATCTGTCAATGTTCCGTTGCACTGCGTTCCGTAGCACTGCGAAGACCCGCACAGTGACCAACCCCGCACAGTGACCAACCCCGCATAGTGACCAACCCCGCATAGTGACCAACCCTGCCGCGCCGATGACCACACCCGTTCTGTTGATGCAAAGTTGATGACCGACAAAACCAGCCTGCCGATCATTGGTTGGCGCGAATGGATTGCCCTGCCCGATTTGGGCATCAAGTTTATCAAAGCCAAAATCGATACCGGGGCGCGCTCTTCGTCGTTGCACGCGTTCGACATCGAAGTGTTTGAACAAGACGACGGGCAATGGGCGCGATTCAAAGTGAACCCGGTGCAGCGAAACGAAACCTGGGAGGTCGAATCAACCGCTCCAGTGATCGACATGCGTGCGATCCGTAGTTCAAGTGGCCAATCCGAAGTCCGTCCGGTGGTCAAAACGACGGTGCGGTTGATGGGCCAACAATTCGACATCGAGCTGACCTTGGCCGACCGCAACCAGATGGGGTTTCGCATGCTGCTCGGCCGCGAAGCGTTTCGTCGACGGTTCTTGATCGACCCGGGAAAGTCCTACCGTGGAGGGATCCCGAAGAAGCGAAAACGGCACCCCTGACCCACCGCATCCTTCGACACCGCAACCTTCGACACAGCGTCCCGTCACTCGGAAGCACTCCGATTTTCATGTCGCCCGACTCGACCGGGCGTCGGCCCCTTTCCACACTCACACCACCAGCACTGGTTTCATGAAACTCGGAATCCTTTCTTGCAGTCCGCGCGCCTACAGCACGCGTCGATTGCGCGAGGCGGCGGATCAACGTGGCCACAAGGTCAAGGTGCTCGATACCTTGAAGTTCGCCATCGACTTGGAACGCGGCGCACCGGATCTGTATTTCCGCCGCAAACATCTCAGCGATTACGATGCGATTCTGCCCCGCATCGGCGCCTCGATCACCTATTACGGGACCGCGGTCGTTCGCCAGTTCGAACAGATGAACGTGTTCTCGGCCAACAGTTCTGCCGGCATCGCCAGTTCACGCGACAAACTCCGCAGCCTGCAGATCCTCAGCCGGCATCAAATCGGAATCCCCCGCACCACCTTTGTGCGCGATAAGCGTGACGTGTTTCCCGCCATTGAGCGTGTCGGCGGCGCACCGGTGATCATCAAGCTGCTCGAGGGAACGCAGGGGATCGGGGTGTTGTTGGCCGAAACGATTCAATCGGCCGAGACGATTGTCGAACTGCTGCAAAGTCAAAACCAAAACGTGCTGATTCAAAAGTTTGTCGCCGAAAGCAAGGGCCGCGACATTCGTGCCTTTGTCGTCGGCGATCAAGTGATCGCGGCGATGCGGCGTGTCGCCCAGGGGCACGAATTTCGCAGCAACGTTCATCGCGGCGGGGTGACCGAAGCGATCGAATTGGACGAGGTGTATCGCAATACGGCGTTGCGGGCCACCCAAATCATGGGGCTGCGTGTGGCCGGAGTCGACATGTTGGAAGGCCGCGACGGTCCCCAGATCATGGAAATCAACTCCTCACCGGGACTCGAGGGCATCGAACGCTGCACCCAATTGGACATCGCCGGCGCGATCGTCGACCACATCGCCTCGCACGTCGATTTCCCCGAAATCGATCTGCGGCAGCGGCTGACGGTCAGTCGCGGATACGGGGTGACCGAAATCAGCATCCCCGAGGGCGCCGACATGATCGGTTCGACGATCGCCAGCAGCGGGCTGATGGACAATCACGTCAACGTGCTGACGCTGTATCGCGATGCCGCGGTGATCCCCAACCCCCGCGGCGACCGCGAACTGCAAGCCGGCGATCGTCTGCTCTGTTTCGGCAAACTCGAAACCCTCCGCCATCTGGTGCCCAAGAAGACCCGCCGCCGGCGCCGCCCGACGGTGAAAGAATTGCCGGAATTGCCGGTGGCCAACCAGGTTCACGACCAACACGATGATGCCGTAGTCGAAACGATGCGGGAAGCGATCTGAAGGATCGCACCGAACGATTGATCCGGCGCCCACGCGACCCGGCGCTCCACACACGATCCCGCTGACTGCGGATGGACGGACGGCTGATGGATTTTTTATTCTACCTGGCGTTGATTCCTGCCCTGGCGGTCGCCGCCCAGTGGATCGCCTGGCGCACCAACCTGCCCGGGATCCTGCTGCTGTTGTTGATCGGGGTCGCCGTCGGCGGGTTGTCCCGTCCGGACGATCTGTTGGCCGAACTGGTCAGCGGTGATCCGACCATCACCGGGCCCCGCATCCTGTTTCCGCTGGTCTCGCTGGCCGTCGCCGTGATCATGCTCGAGGGCGGTTTATCGCTGAAATTGAGCGAGCTCCGCGAGGCGGGTTCGCCCGCGTTCCGCCTCTGCACCCTCGGCGCCGCGCTGACCGCGACGGCCGCCACCATCGCGGCCCACTTCTGTTTCGACTTCACCTGGCGGCTCAGCGCCCTGCTCGGCGCGATCCTGGTCGTCACCGGTCCGACGGTGATCGGGCCCCTGCTGCAACAGGTCAAACCGAGTCGACGCGTTGCCAACACGTTGAAATGGGAAGGCATCGTGATCGACCCGATCGGCGCCGTGTTGGCCGTCTTGGTGTTTGAGATTTTATTGCTTCATCCGGGGCAAGCCGACGTGGGGCACGGAGTGATGCTGTTGGGGTGGACCGTGTTGGTCGGCGCCGTCTTGGGCGCCGCAGGCGGCTGGGGACTCACCCAGGGGATCCGCCGCTACATGATTCCCGATCACCTGCACGGCGTCGTGTCGCTGACGACCGCCCTGTTGTTGTTCGCCGTCAGCGACCATTTCGCTCACGAGTCCGGGCTGATCACCGTCACCGTGCTGGGGATCTGGCTGACCAATCAGCATGAATTTGATATCGAACACATCATCGAATTCAAAGAGAACCTGCGGACGTTGCTGATCGGTTGTTTGTTCATCGTGCTGGGTTCGCGGGTCGACATCACCGCGGTCGGACAGGTCGGCTGGTCGGGCTTGCTGTTCGTCGCCCTGTTGATCGTTTTGGTCCGCCCGCTGAGTGTCTTCGTGGCCTT
Encoded here:
- a CDS encoding polysaccharide biosynthesis/export family protein — its product is MTTTQPKIPFVFQIALLPLLAGCSALGFSTYPVAHVMTDDTKAVLAQTPTNLDVPRELAKEVQVAHYLQPGDELLIETVDSDADFRLPADQRVLADGTIDLARFGRVVVASKTLEQAEAAIQRLISDTTHESTRVNVRLIQPIHRYYVIGEVNSPGAYALTGHETVLDAIMEAGGLTARASACDLLLARPTEPTSCRVTLPVCYRSITQLGDTTTNYHLKPGDRIFVSRQSLCEELTGSLLGGKTCDRCCKRQVACCDPRVAPTDLPNFTAPMVESIVPIDPPAAVTPGSETRGSETRGSGARGSGARGSEAPASLPQEAAEPPQRPADGPTPIPGRLDGELDFGMQLR
- a CDS encoding ATP-dependent zinc protease family protein translates to MTDKTSLPIIGWREWIALPDLGIKFIKAKIDTGARSSSLHAFDIEVFEQDDGQWARFKVNPVQRNETWEVESTAPVIDMRAIRSSSGQSEVRPVVKTTVRLMGQQFDIELTLADRNQMGFRMLLGREAFRRRFLIDPGKSYRGGIPKKRKRHP
- a CDS encoding RimK family alpha-L-glutamate ligase; protein product: MKLGILSCSPRAYSTRRLREAADQRGHKVKVLDTLKFAIDLERGAPDLYFRRKHLSDYDAILPRIGASITYYGTAVVRQFEQMNVFSANSSAGIASSRDKLRSLQILSRHQIGIPRTTFVRDKRDVFPAIERVGGAPVIIKLLEGTQGIGVLLAETIQSAETIVELLQSQNQNVLIQKFVAESKGRDIRAFVVGDQVIAAMRRVAQGHEFRSNVHRGGVTEAIELDEVYRNTALRATQIMGLRVAGVDMLEGRDGPQIMEINSSPGLEGIERCTQLDIAGAIVDHIASHVDFPEIDLRQRLTVSRGYGVTEISIPEGADMIGSTIASSGLMDNHVNVLTLYRDAAVIPNPRGDRELQAGDRLLCFGKLETLRHLVPKKTRRRRRPTVKELPELPVANQVHDQHDDAVVETMREAI
- a CDS encoding cation:proton antiporter, translating into MDFLFYLALIPALAVAAQWIAWRTNLPGILLLLLIGVAVGGLSRPDDLLAELVSGDPTITGPRILFPLVSLAVAVIMLEGGLSLKLSELREAGSPAFRLCTLGAALTATAATIAAHFCFDFTWRLSALLGAILVVTGPTVIGPLLQQVKPSRRVANTLKWEGIVIDPIGAVLAVLVFEILLLHPGQADVGHGVMLLGWTVLVGAVLGAAGGWGLTQGIRRYMIPDHLHGVVSLTTALLLFAVSDHFAHESGLITVTVLGIWLTNQHEFDIEHIIEFKENLRTLLIGCLFIVLGSRVDITAVGQVGWSGLLFVALLIVLVRPLSVFVALLGSGLNFREQTFIAMLAPRGIVAAAVSSIFALRIEQTAEIELAGADQLAIITFLVIISTVAFYGLLASPIAQALGLSDPNRNGVLIAGADEWVIRFALEVKKAGCPVVMIDTNYRKVTKAKLEGLEAVCANIMNEHARDEISLSGIGHMLAMTPNDEVNSLAVRECRSVFGRAKTYQLTFKSENPRGMTRHLMGRELFDTTLTHSRISQLVAQGFEFKTTAISDEFTFQDFQNLYAEQYVLAIIADKTSQNSERMTLKLVTTDDDANPEPGDAVLALVNPLQTDPAT